A window of Burkholderiales bacterium genomic DNA:
GCCTTCGCGCGACATCCTGGTCCTCTATTACAGCCGTCACGGCGCCGTACGGCAGATGGCCCGGTTCGTTGCGCGAGGGATCGAGCAAGTGCCGGGCGTGCAGGCCCGCCTGCGCACGGTGCCCCGGGTTTCCCCGGTGTGCGAAGCGGTGGAAGCCCCGGTGCCCGAATCCGGCGCCCCTTACGTGGCGCTCGCCGACTTGGAGCAGTGCATCGGCCTCGCCCTGGGCAGCCCCACCCGGTTCGGCAACATGGCCGCGCCCCTCAAGCACTTTCTCGACGAGACCTCAGGGCTCTGGCTGCGGGGAGCTCTCGCGGGCAAGCCCGCGGCGGTGTTCACCTCTACGGGAAGCCTGCACGGGGGCCAGGAGACAACGCTTCTTACCATGATGCTGCCCCTCCTGCACCACGGCATGGTGCTCCTCGGCCTGCCCTACACCGAGCCGGACCTGATGAGCACCGACGCGGGCGGAACCCCCTACGGGGCGAGCCACGTGGCCGGCCCGGCCGACGACAGGCCGCTCACCGAGGCCGAGCGCCGGCTGTGCATGGCCCTGGGCCGGCGGCTTGCCGAGACCGCGGTCAAGCTGGCACGATGATCGCCTAATGAGCGTCCTCTAAAGCCTTACGGAAGCTCAATAAACCCAGGGCTATAGCTGCGGGTGGGCCCGCTCGCCGGGCGCCTGGAGCCGATTGAGGGCGTGGATATAGGCCTTGGCGGAAGCGACGATGATGTCGGTGTCCGCTCCCTGGCCGTTCACGATGCGCCCGCCCTTCTGCAACCGCACCGTGACCTCCCCCTGGGCGTCGGTGCCGCTGGTGATGGCGTTCACCGAGTAGAGCTGCAGCTCCGCGCCGCTCTTGACGATGGACTCGATCGCCTTGAACGTGGCGTCTACCGGGCCGCTCCCCGTGGCCGTGCCCGTGCGCTCCACCCCGTTGTCGGAAAGCATCACCCGGGCGAGGGGGGGTTCCCCGGTCTCGGAGCAGACCTTGAGGAAGACGAGCCGGTAATGCTCCTGGTCCAGGGCGAGGGCCTCCTCGCTCATCAAGGCGTGCAGGTCCTCGTCGAAGATCTCGTGCTTCTTGTCCGCCAGCTCCTTGAACCGGGCGAACGCGGCGTTCAGCACCTCCTCCGACTCGATCTCGATGCCCAGCTCCTTGAGCCGCGTGCGGAAGGCGTTGCGGCCGCTGTGCTTGCCCAGCACCATGCGGTTGGCGGCCCAGCCCACGTCCTCCGCCCGCATGATCTCGTAGGTCTCCCGGCTCTTGAGCACCCCGTCCTGATGGATGCCCGATTCGTGGGCGAAGGCGTTGGCGCCCACGATGGCCTTGTTGGGCTGCACGGGGAAACCCGTGATTCCCGCCACCAGCCGGCTCGCCGGGACGATCTGGGTGGTGTCGATGCGGGTGTCGCACGGGAATATGTCCCGGCGCGTGCGCACCGCCATCACGATCTCCTCCAGCGCCGCGTTTCCTGCCCGCTCGCCCAGGCCGTTGATGGTGCACTCCACCTGGCGCGCGCCGTTGAGCACCGCGGCAAGCGAATTGGCCACCGCCAGGCCCAGGTCGTTATGGCAATGCACCGACCACACCACCTGGTCGGCGTTAGGGATGCGGCTGCGCAATTGCCGGATCAGCGCCCCGAACTGCTCCGGGATACTATAGCCCACCGTGTCCGGGATGTTGATGGTGGTGGCCCCCGCCGCGATCACCCGCTCCAGGATGCGGCACAGAAAGTCGATCTCAGAGCGGGCCGCGTCCTCAGGGGAGAACTCCACGTCGTCGGAATGCTGGCGCGCCCACTTCACCGCCTTAACCGCCTGCTCCACCACCTGGTCGGGCTCCATGCGCAGCTTCTTCTGCATGTGGATGGGGCTGGTGGCGATAAAGGTATGGATGCGCCCCGAAGCCGCCCCCTTGAGGGCCTGGGCCGCCTGCTGGATGTCGCGCTCCGTGGCCCGGGCGAGCGCGCATACGGTACTGTCCTTGATCGCCTCGGCCACCGCCTTGACCGCCTCGAAGTCGCCGGGGCTGGCAGCGGGGAAGCCCGCCTCGATCACGTCCACCCGCATGCGCTCGAGCTGCCGGGCGATGCGTAGCTTCTCTTCCCTGGTCATGGACGCGCCGGGGCTCTGCTCGCCGTCGCGCAACGTGGTATCGAATATGATCAGCCTGTCTTCCATGGCCTCGTCTCCCGTCCGGCTCGGTACGGTACCGCCCGCACGAGCCCGCGTCTATTTTGCCGGCCTTCCCGGGAAAACGGCCAGCGCCGCCGCGCCGTCCCCCGCCCGGAGCTCAAGGGGCGGCCCCGGGCGGCGTCTTGAGGCGGCGGCGCTTGAAGCGCTCCCAGACCCACAGGGCGTAGCCGGAAAGGCTATAGCCGACGAACAGCAGGAACAGCACCGTCGGGGGGTCGCTCGAGATGAGCACGATCGCGAGCACCAGGGCGAGCAGCACGGCGAACGGGACGCTCTTGCGTAGGTTCACGTCCTTACCGCTGTAGAAGCGCAGGTTGCTCACCATGCTCACCCCCGCGAAAACCGTCACGATCCACGCAAGCCACATGACCTCCCGGCCCCTCACGTCGTAGTCGTGCATGATCCACACCAGTCCGGCGATGAGAGCCGCCGCCGCTGGGCTCGGCAATCCCTGGAAGTAGCGCTTGTCCACCACGTCGATGTTGGTGTTGAAGCGGGCCAGCCGCAGCGCCGCGCCGACGCAGTAGACGAACGCGCCCAGCCATCCGAGCTTGCCCAGTCCCTGCAGCGCCCACTCGTACACCACCAGGGCGGGCGCCACGCCGAAGGACACCATGTCGGAGAGGCTGTCGTATTCGGCGCCGAAGGCGCTTTGGGTATGGGTGAGCCGCGCCACCCGCCCGTCCAGGGCGTCCAGCACCATAGCGATGAAGATCGCCACCGCCGAGTGCTCGAAGCGTCCGTTCATCGCCTGGACGATGGCGTAGAAACCAGCGAAGAGAGCCGCGGTGGTGAACAGGTTAGGCAGAAGGTAGATCCCCCGCCGGCGCACGGCAGGGTTGAGCAGGGCCTTGCGGTTCGGGTCGTGGAGCATCGGGCGCTCACCCGCAGCAGTCAAGGAGCCTCGCCATGGCTTCCCGCGGGAGCCGCTGCCCCCGCCAAATCCACCAAAGCTTAACCGAAATCGCCGGCGACGGCATTGCCGCCCGGCGTGGCGGGC
This region includes:
- a CDS encoding NAD(P)H dehydrogenase (quinone), producing MPSRDILVLYYSRHGAVRQMARFVARGIEQVPGVQARLRTVPRVSPVCEAVEAPVPESGAPYVALADLEQCIGLALGSPTRFGNMAAPLKHFLDETSGLWLRGALAGKPAAVFTSTGSLHGGQETTLLTMMLPLLHHGMVLLGLPYTEPDLMSTDAGGTPYGASHVAGPADDRPLTEAERRLCMALGRRLAETAVKLAR
- the leuA gene encoding 2-isopropylmalate synthase; amino-acid sequence: MEDRLIIFDTTLRDGEQSPGASMTREEKLRIARQLERMRVDVIEAGFPAASPGDFEAVKAVAEAIKDSTVCALARATERDIQQAAQALKGAASGRIHTFIATSPIHMQKKLRMEPDQVVEQAVKAVKWARQHSDDVEFSPEDAARSEIDFLCRILERVIAAGATTINIPDTVGYSIPEQFGALIRQLRSRIPNADQVVWSVHCHNDLGLAVANSLAAVLNGARQVECTINGLGERAGNAALEEIVMAVRTRRDIFPCDTRIDTTQIVPASRLVAGITGFPVQPNKAIVGANAFAHESGIHQDGVLKSRETYEIMRAEDVGWAANRMVLGKHSGRNAFRTRLKELGIEIESEEVLNAAFARFKELADKKHEIFDEDLHALMSEEALALDQEHYRLVFLKVCSETGEPPLARVMLSDNGVERTGTATGSGPVDATFKAIESIVKSGAELQLYSVNAITSGTDAQGEVTVRLQKGGRIVNGQGADTDIIVASAKAYIHALNRLQAPGERAHPQL
- a CDS encoding phosphatidyltransferase; translation: MLHDPNRKALLNPAVRRRGIYLLPNLFTTAALFAGFYAIVQAMNGRFEHSAVAIFIAMVLDALDGRVARLTHTQSAFGAEYDSLSDMVSFGVAPALVVYEWALQGLGKLGWLGAFVYCVGAALRLARFNTNIDVVDKRYFQGLPSPAAAALIAGLVWIMHDYDVRGREVMWLAWIVTVFAGVSMVSNLRFYSGKDVNLRKSVPFAVLLALVLAIVLISSDPPTVLFLLFVGYSLSGYALWVWERFKRRRLKTPPGAAP